A DNA window from Helianthus annuus cultivar XRQ/B chromosome 15, HanXRQr2.0-SUNRISE, whole genome shotgun sequence contains the following coding sequences:
- the LOC110881743 gene encoding uncharacterized protein LOC110881743: MNFLSINACGIGGAGKAGWIKGLKQEHDIDFLMIQETKKEDISRVGISNFWGNKDFDMEFVSSIGMSGGLLCIWDPVLFEASSFVKKTNFLIVSGKIKGSELILNVVNVDAPQSVAAKKDVWFELSNCLEDLPGMWVVGGDFNAVRDPNERKNSKFNNSCAANFNSFIFNSRLREYDLKGCRFTCVRGNGRKLRKIDRFLVCSDFFNRWPDATFRALPVSFSDHGPILLISQMKNFGAKPFRVFNSWLEKEGFKELVEKSLDCFNISGPPDFVLIQKFAAIRKGIKEWRDEVKKKEGEISSRALEELEDLEKCMEFRSLSEEEEWAFLENKKVLFEFERNKASDLKQRARLKWALDGDENSKFFHALVNVRKVVNGIAGLILESGWVNKPSLIKFEVMKFFRSRFTEEVSNTPVWIVKVLSNYPIWINLVLSGRLP, from the coding sequence ATGAATTTTTTATCTATTAACGCTTGTGGTATTGGGGGGGCTGGTAAAGCCGGCTGGATCAAGGGTCTTAAACAGGAACACGACATCGATTTTTTGATGATTCAAGAAACTAAAAAAGAGGATATTTCTAGAGTTGGTATTTCTAATTTTTGGGGAAATAAGGATTTTGATATGGAATTTGTTAGTTCGATTGGCATGTCAGGAGGGTTATTGTGTATTTGGGATCCGGTTTTGTTCGAAGCTTCTTCTTTTGTTAAGAAAACCAATTTTTTGATTGTGTCGGGTAAAATCAAGGGGAGCGAGTTGATTCTAAACGTAGTTAATGTGGATGCCCCTCAGTCAGTGGCAGCAAAAAAGGATGTGTGGTTTGAGTTATCGAATTGTCTGGAAGATCTCCCTGGCATGTGGGTAGTGGGTGGTGATTTCAATGCGGTCAGGGACCCTAATGAGAGGAAAAATTCCAAATTTAATAATTCTTGTGCGGCTAATTTTAATAGTTTTATCTTCAATTCGAGGCTCCGCGAATATGACTTGAAAGGCTGTAGATTCACTTGTGTTAGAGGAAATGGaagaaaattaagaaaaatcGACAGATTCCTGGTTTGCTCAGATTTTTTTAATCGATGGCCGGATGCTACTTTCAGGGCCCTTCCGGTTAGTTTCTCGGATCATGGTCCTATTTTACTCATCTCCCAAATGAAGAATTTCGGAGCTAAGCCTTTTAGAGTATTTAATTCATGGTTGGAAAAAGAAGGATTTAAGGAGTTGGTGGAAAAATCTTTGGATTGTTTTAACATCTCGGGTCCGCCTGATTTTGTTTTAATTCAAAAATTCGCGGCTATTAGAAAAGGGATAAAGGAGTGGAGAGACGAAGTAAAAAAGAAAGAAGGGGAGATTTCTAGTAGAGCGTTGGAAGAATTGGAGGATTTGGAGAAGTGTATGGAGTTTAGATCCTTATCGGAGGAGGAAGAGTGGGCATTCTTGGAAAATAAAAAAGTTCTGTTTGAATTTGAGAGAAATAAAGCTTCGGATTTGAAGCAGCGTGCTAGATTGAAGTGGGCTCTTGACGGAGATGAAAACTCTAAGTTTTTTCATGCTCTGGTCAATGTTCGTAAAGTGGTTAATGGTATTGCGGGTCTTATCTTGGAATCGGGTTGGGTCAATAAGCCTTCGTTGATCAAGTTCGAAGTCATGAAATTTTTTAGATCCAGATTTACGGAAGAGGTTTCCAATACGCCGGTTTGGATTGTCAAGGTATTAAGCAATTATCCGATTTGGATAAATCTAGTCCTATCAGGTCGTTTACCCTAA
- the LOC110885141 gene encoding E3 ubiquitin-protein ligase RKP has translation MADDNHRVNGLASGLALILDGEERKESGQENRLISYCSDFGEQSLERTLEHIFDLPYKTINPLTCQVDANVICAIIKNNYLKYHKTLLSIDSPREGVSAIVDGSGSYTVKIDESSVCGEFQLMKPPLLLESHGVFSSARANACVWKGKWMYEVTLETAGLQQLGWATISCSFEEHTGVGDADGSYAYDGNRVIKWNLNADPYGQPWVAGDVIGCCIDLEIDEISYYRNGISLGAAFKGIRKVVPGIGYYPAISLSQGERCDLNFGARPFRYPIQDFHPIQIPPSTNKLAVHLLHCFSMLTNMLRGEKSGYNSMEKLRRLKRFMPANELYNPVSHGICMELFSSLDANPDSVEYITWGPLLSFLMDVFQDDVPHDYESLDRVVDVLLTFPGSTLMFEHLLSALSYRCKTASVVLKESPYTGSYPYLALVCHLLRREDLMVVWWKMSDFEILFEGFLSQRCPNKDDLQCMIPAVWWPGSGEDIFSLSSMMLTTRTLTEAIDKIEEKHRDLCCLVMQFIPSVTPAQLPGSVFRTFLQNIILRNRGADRNIPPPGVSSNSVLVSLFTVILHFLSEGYAMRGCGWMMGSGTTGGPTIGFLHKGGQQSFPLPLILKNDPHRVEIPRLGGSYSHLANLHPVNVDPEAELVRWEEGCVDDVDPETRITHVGIRKPCCCLSLDVSFTRSSKIPFKYTSKASSSHCNSIPERSAHVAAECSAGGLNDDVADKPSTSGQSDSEFGYRPVQQMRVVAFESTSSSSTLIEEELLDVMLLLYHLGVAPNFKQASTYMSHQLHSISQLEETDRQIRERSSGEQLRRLKEARSVYREEVIDSVRLCAWYRVSLFARWKQRGMYATCIWIVQLLLVLSKNDLVFSYVPEFYLETLVDCFHVLRKSNPPFVPAGMFIKQGLTSFVTFVVTHFRDPRISSAELRDLLLQSISVLVQYKEFLGAFESNQTAIHSLPTSLLSAFDNRSWIPVTNILLRLCKGCGFGSSKHGESSSTSSVFQKLIRDACLEDEELFSAFLNRLFNTLSWAMTEFSVSIREMQEKGQMIEFQQRKCSVIFDLSSNLARVLEFCTCEIPQAFLLGSDTNLRRLVELVVFVLNHLTSVADPEFFDLTLRRPGQTPEKVNRGMILAPLVGIILNLLDASLVTDSSDQNDILGTFASMDCADTLISGFQYLLEFNWAGTFKGDVHLTKLRQLEDFSSHLISRTLVKRVAQKEETESDDNVCCICYTCEADAKFLPCTHVSCFGCINRHLINCERCFFCNATVLEVVQKTCEI, from the exons ATGGCTGATGACAACCATCGGGTAAACGGGCTTGCGTCTGGTTTAGCTTTGATATTGGATGgtgaagaaaggaaagagagcgGTCAGGAAAACCGCCTCATTTCGTATTGTAGTGATTTTGGTGAGCAGTCGCTTGAACGGACCCTCGAACACATATTTGACCTTCCGTATAAAACGATTAATCCGTTGACATGTCAAGTTGATGCTAATGTGATTTGTGCTATTATAAAGAACAATTACTTGAAGTATCATAAAACGTTGTTAAGTATTGATTCGCCAAGAGAAGGAGTGTCTGCTATTGTTGACGGTTCCGGATCTTACACTGTTAAAATTGATGAATCAAGTGTGTGTGGTGAGTTCCAACTTATGAAACCTCCTTTGCTACTTGAAAGCCATGGGGTATTCAGCAGTGCACGAGCAAATGCGTGTGTATGGAAAGGTAAATGGATGTATGAAGTAACTCTAGAAACCGCTGGTTTGCAACAGCTCGGGTGGGCTACTATTTCTTGCTCTTTTGAAGAACACACAGGTGTCGGTGACGCTGATGGTTCATATGCATATGATGGGAACCGGGTCATTAAATGGAACCTAAATGCTGACCCATATGGTCAGCCATGGGTCGCGGGTGATGTCATTGGTTGCTGCATAGATTTAGAAATTGACGAGATTTCATATTACCGAAACGGTATTTCGCTTGGCGCCGCATTTAAGGGAATACGGAAAGTGGTTCCTGGGATAGGATATTATCCCGCTATTTCCCTCTCTCAAGGTGAACGGTGTGATTTAAATTTCGGGGCTCGCCCGTTTAGATACCCTATTCAAGACTTCCATCCGATTCAAATCCCACCATCTACAAATAAGTTAGCAGTTCATTTGCTTCATTGCTTTTCAATGCTGACGAATATGTTGCGGGGGGAGAAAAGCGGTTATAATTCTATGGAAAAACTAAGAAGGCTAAAACGGTTTATGCCTGCTAACGAGCTATATAACCCTGTTTCTCATGGAATTTGCATGGAGTTGTTTTCTTCTCTTGATGCAAATCCTGATAGTGTAGAATACATAACTTGGGGCCCACTTTTGTCGTTTCTCATGGATGTGTTCCAGGATGATGTACCTCATGACTATGAAAGCTTGGATAGGGTTGTTGACGTCTTACTCACGTTCCCGGGGTCCACTTTGATGTTTGAACACCTTCTATCTGCTCTTTCTTATCGTTGTAAGACTGCATCTGTAGTCTTAAAAGAGAGTCCATATACGGGTTCGTATCCATATCTTGCGTTGGTATGCCACCTGTTAAGGCGCGAAGATTTGATGGTTGTTTGGTGGAAGATGTCAGATTTTGAGATTTTGTTTGAAGGGTTTTTATCTCAACGATGCCCAAATAAGGATGATCTTCAGTGTATGATACCTGCTGTATGGTGGCCTGGTTCAGGTGAAGATATTTTTAGTTTAAGTAGCATGATGTTGACCACTAGAACTTTGACTGAAGCAATTGATAAG ATTGAGGAGAAACATAGGGACCTGTGTTGCCTAGTGATGCAATTCATTCCATCTGTCACACCCGCTCAATTACCCGGCTCTGTTTTCCGaacatttttacaaaacattATATTACGAAACAGGGGAGCGGATCGCAACATACCGCCACCTGGCGTATCAAGCAACTCGGTTCTCGTATCTTTGTTCACGGTTATACTTCACTTCTTATCAGAAGGGTATGCAATGAGAGGGTGCGGCTGGATGATGGGTTCGGGAACTACTGGCGGGCCCACTATTGGGTTTCTTCACAAAGGTGGTCAACAAAGTTTCCCACTTCCACTTATTCTGAAAAACGATCCTCACCGAGTTGAAATCCCGAGACTCGGTGGGTCCTACAGTCATCTAGCTAATTTACACCCCGTAAACGTGGACCCCGAAGCAGAACTCGTTCGGTGGGAGGAAGGATGTGTAGATGACGTGGATCCGGAAACAAGAATTACTCACGTAGGGATTCGGAAACCGTGTTGTTGTTTAAGTTTGGATGTTAGTTTTACAAGAAGTTCGAAGATTCCGTTTAAATATACGTCTAAAGCTTCTTCGAGCCATTGCAATTCGATTCCGGAGAGATCTGCTCATGTGGCGGCTGAGTGCAGTGCTGGTGGTTTGAATGATGACGTGGCGGATAAACCTAGTACCAGTGGTCAGTCAGATTCCGAGTTCGGTTATCGTCCCGTGCAGCAAATGAGGGTTGTAGCATTCGAGAGCACTTCATCATCCTCAACGTTAATAGAAGAGGAACTTTTGGATGTGATGCTTTTGTTGTACCATTTGGGCGTTGCACCGAATTTTAAGCAG GCATCCACTTACATGTCGCATCAGTTGCATTCAATTTCGCAGCTGGAAGAAACAGATAGACAAATAAGAGAACGAAGTAGCGGTGAACAATTAAGGCGGTTGAAAGAGGCCCGAAGTGTCTACCGTGAAGAGGTTATAGATTCTGTGCGCCTTTGTGCTTG GTACCGCGTCTCTCTTTTTGCGAGATGGAAACAAAGGGGGATGTACGCAACATGTATATGGATCGTTCAGCTGCTTCTGGTTCTTAGCAAAAATGATTTGGTTTTCAGCTATGTTCCGGAGTTTTATTTGGAAACTCTG GTTGACTGTTTTCATGTGCTGAGAAAAAGTAATCCTCCATTTGTTCCTGCCGGAATGTTTATAAAACAAGGGCTTACTTCATTT GTTACTTTTGTTGTTACCCATTTCCGTGACCCAAGAATATCAAGTGCAGAGTTACGAGATCTACTTCTGCAATCGATTTCTGTATTGGTTCAATACAAGGAGTTTTTGGGTGCTTTCGAGAGCAACCAAACGGCAATTCATAGCCTGCCAACATCATTATTATCAGCATTTGATAACCGATCGTGGATTCCTGTAACAAATATACTCCTAAGGTTATGCAAAGGCTGCGGCTTTGGATCTTCGAAGCATGGAGAGTCTTCATCGACTTCTAGTGTTTTTCAG AAATTAATACGCGATGCTTGTCTCGAAGACGAAGAATTATTTTCAGCATTTCTCAATCGTCTTTTTAATACCCTTAGCTGGGCAATGACGGAATTCTCAGTGTCCATTAGAGAAATGCAAGAAAAAGGCCAG ATGATAGAATTTCAGCAGAGGAAATGTAGTGTTATATTTGATCTTTCGAGCAATCTAGCAAGGGTACTAGAGTTCTGTACATGTGAAATTCCTCAGGCTTTTCTGTTGGGGTCAGATACAAACTTGCGCAGATTAGTTGAGTTGGTTGTTTTTGTTCTCAATCATTTGACTTCAGTTGCTGACCCGGAATTCTTTGACTT GACACTTAGAAGACCTGGTCAGACTCCAGAAAAAGTCAACAGAGGCATGATCTTGGCGCCTTTAGTTGGCATCATCTTGAATTTGTTGGATGCTAGTCTTGTAACCGACTCCAGTGATCAGAACGATATTTTGGGCACTTTTGCAAGCATGGACTGTGCGGACACTCTTATATCTGGTTTCCAGTATCTATTAGAGTTCAATTGG GCTGGCACCTTTAAGGGGGATGTTCATCTTACAAAACTGAGGCAACTAGAGGATTTCTCTAGCCATCTCATCTCAAGAACATTGGTGAAGAGGGTGGCCCAAAAAGAAGAAACCGAAAGTGATGATAATGTGTGTTGCATATGCTACACTTGTGAAGCAGATGCCAAATTCTTACCATGCACACATGTTTCATGTTTTGGCTGCATTAACCGCCATCTCATCAATTGCGAAAGGTGCTTCTTTTGCAATGCAACAGTACTTGAAGTCGTTCAAAAAACTTGtgaaatatga
- the LOC110885140 gene encoding uncharacterized protein LOC110885140, protein MFEFGEELIIDSYRIPWLIWIQLLAMLLLLILLYCFTATSSDLQASTAADTPSFLNRSVLTSADANNRQKLKVRENERTETGPSTSEVVERAKKPDGRPRAGSSTTNENRGVMFEPSHHPCHIFGLAKHAFLKCLGIDSTHEKED, encoded by the exons ATGTTTGAATTTGGGGAGGAACTAATAATCGACAGTTACAGGATTCCATGGCTGATCTGGATCCAGCTGCTTGCTATGCTTCTTCTCCTTATCCTCCTCTATTGCTTCACCGCCACGTCATCCGATCTCCAGGCCTCCACCGCCGCCGATACGCCGTCCTTTCTTAATCGCTCCGTTCTCACTTCCGCCGATGCAAACAATCGTCAGAAGTTGAAG GTTAGAGAAAATGAAAGAACGGAGACAGGACCAAGCACAAGTGAAGTAGTGGAAAGAGCAAAGAAACCAGATGGTAGACCGAGGGCAGGATCGTCCACGACAAACGAGAACAGGGGGGTGATGTTTGAACCTTCACACCATCCGTGTCATATATTTGGGCTTGCAAAACATGCTTTTCTCAAGTGCTTAGGAATAGATTCCACCCATGAAAAAGAAGATTAA